From Methanococcus maripaludis, the proteins below share one genomic window:
- a CDS encoding TetR/AcrR family transcriptional regulator produces MDTRDQIIKNSRDIFFKKGYNETSLLEIAKKCNISKGGLYHYFNKKEDLFLEVIVSMIKENEKIILRCIEQDIGFEEAFFEFIDKMIMIRSRYFNEYIQKDDTPTYSGPLSDAIKRFPEIWEVNNNIYENIINGLVNRIIIGQEKGEIKENLDPHAIALHFCSIYEGLPLVSYYTNKKFDETARTLFNSFWDIIKN; encoded by the coding sequence ATGGATACGCGGGATCAGATAATTAAAAACTCAAGAGATATATTTTTTAAAAAGGGTTATAATGAAACATCTCTTTTAGAAATTGCAAAAAAATGCAATATTTCAAAAGGAGGTCTTTACCATTATTTTAATAAAAAAGAAGACTTATTCCTCGAAGTTATTGTCTCAATGATAAAAGAAAACGAAAAAATTATACTACGTTGCATTGAACAAGACATAGGATTTGAAGAGGCATTTTTTGAATTTATAGATAAAATGATTATGATACGAAGTAGATATTTTAATGAATATATCCAAAAAGATGATACTCCAACATATTCAGGACCTCTTTCCGATGCGATAAAACGATTTCCCGAAATATGGGAAGTAAATAATAATATATATGAAAACATCATAAATGGATTAGTAAACAGGATTATAATAGGGCAAGAAAAAGGGGAAATCAAAGAAAATTTAGACCCTCATGCAATTGCACTTCATTTTTGTTCAATATATGAAGGATTACCTTTAGTTTCGTATTATACGAATAAAAAATTCGATGAAACAGCAAGAACACTGTTTAACTCATTTTGGGATATTATAAAAAATTAA
- a CDS encoding Bax inhibitor-1/YccA family protein, with protein MRTSNPALSSDTFTGFNNYEQNQQMTVNGTVNKTIISLGIVSISAYFSWDVLFFSPYSTIFLIAAPILGFLVALATIFKKEWSPATVPVYCILEGLFLGLISGFFELMYPGIVFQAVVATFGVLLSLLLAYKSKLIRATENFKLGVVAATGGIALVYLVSIILGFFGISIPLIFGSGPVGILFSIFVVIIAALNLVLDFDFIEQGEKYGAPKYMEWYGAFGLMVTLIWLYLEILKLLSKLRSRD; from the coding sequence ATGAGAACAAGTAATCCTGCCCTTTCAAGTGATACATTTACTGGATTTAACAATTATGAACAAAACCAGCAGATGACTGTAAACGGAACTGTAAACAAAACAATAATTTCACTTGGAATAGTTTCTATCTCGGCATATTTTTCATGGGATGTGTTATTTTTTAGCCCCTATTCAACTATATTTTTGATAGCAGCACCAATTCTTGGTTTTTTAGTGGCACTTGCGACCATATTTAAAAAAGAATGGTCTCCCGCTACCGTTCCAGTATATTGTATACTCGAAGGACTATTTTTAGGACTTATTTCCGGGTTTTTTGAACTTATGTATCCAGGAATTGTTTTTCAAGCAGTTGTAGCTACTTTTGGCGTTTTACTGAGCCTTTTACTCGCTTACAAATCAAAATTAATCCGTGCAACTGAAAACTTTAAATTGGGAGTAGTTGCTGCAACAGGTGGTATTGCACTTGTATACCTTGTTTCAATAATCTTGGGATTTTTTGGAATATCTATTCCGCTGATATTTGGAAGCGGGCCAGTTGGGATATTATTTAGTATTTTTGTAGTAATAATTGCCGCTTTAAATCTTGTTTTAGATTTTGATTTTATTGAACAGGGTGAAAAATACGGTGCTCCTAAATATATGGAATGGTATGGCGCATTTGGATTAATGGTGACATTAATCTGGTTATATCTTGAAATTTTGAAATTACTTTCAAAATTGAGAAGCAGAGATTAA
- a CDS encoding helix-turn-helix domain-containing protein — MEDILLKDGILETLKYINDNVFSEVISTKENMKISSEDLAKLIDMGFIEIRTNENIVVFNLSDEGRKVLKSLNRN; from the coding sequence TTGGAAGATATTTTGTTAAAAGACGGAATTTTAGAAACTCTCAAATATATTAATGATAATGTTTTTTCCGAAGTAATTTCAACAAAAGAAAATATGAAAATAAGTTCTGAAGATCTTGCAAAATTGATTGATATGGGATTTATCGAAATCAGGACTAATGAAAATATTGTAGTATTTAATTTATCGGATGAAGGAAGAAAAGTTTTAAAGAGTCTTAATCGAAACTAA
- a CDS encoding COG3904 family protein yields MLFKKIEAVLVIIMMFTGFSVYYSEKISEQISSSKPAIFEIQGDKAVMVGIINENIVLEVENLVNSHPNVKTIVMLNVPGSINSHANLKAARIVRKNNISTIVPKNGYIASGGTVFFCAGVNRSIEEGAKVGVHSWKNDIIKDASKIPKESSVHKPYVDYFNEMGISDEFYWFMIGSSPSFGMHYMNDYEIKKYGLITN; encoded by the coding sequence ATGCTTTTTAAGAAAATTGAAGCTGTTTTAGTTATAATAATGATGTTTACTGGATTTTCAGTATATTATTCTGAAAAAATTTCAGAACAGATTTCATCTTCCAAACCGGCGATATTTGAAATTCAGGGCGATAAAGCCGTGATGGTTGGAATAATAAATGAAAACATAGTATTAGAAGTAGAAAATCTTGTAAACAGCCACCCAAACGTTAAAACTATTGTAATGTTGAATGTTCCAGGATCCATTAACAGCCATGCTAATTTAAAAGCTGCACGAATCGTTCGAAAAAACAACATAAGTACGATTGTTCCAAAAAATGGTTACATCGCATCAGGAGGTACTGTTTTTTTCTGCGCTGGTGTGAATAGGTCGATTGAAGAAGGTGCGAAAGTAGGGGTTCATTCTTGGAAAAATGATATTATAAAAGATGCTTCAAAAATACCTAAAGAAAGTTCAGTTCATAAGCCATACGTTGATTATTTTAATGAAATGGGAATATCTGATGAATTTTACTGGTTTATGATTGGTTCATCCCCTTCTTTTGGAATGCACTATATGAATGATTATGAAATAAAAAAATACGGACTCATTACTAATTAA
- the msrA gene encoding peptide-methionine (S)-S-oxide reductase MsrA, with the protein MKNIKTIVFGMGCFWGAEEVFRKVNGVVSTEVGFMGGIIKNPTYGQVCRGKSGHIEVVKIDYEPEIISYDELLDLFWNNHNPTTPNKQGWDVGEQYSSYIFYFDDEQKLIAEKSLEKMQEHTDSKIVTNIKKAGNFYPAEEYHQKYFMKKNNSILNF; encoded by the coding sequence TTGAAAAATATTAAAACAATTGTTTTTGGCATGGGCTGTTTTTGGGGAGCAGAAGAAGTATTTAGAAAGGTTAATGGCGTAGTTTCAACAGAAGTTGGATTCATGGGGGGAATTATCAAAAATCCGACATACGGGCAGGTATGCAGGGGAAAATCAGGACATATCGAGGTAGTTAAAATAGATTATGAGCCTGAAATAATATCTTATGATGAATTATTAGATCTATTTTGGAATAATCACAACCCGACTACGCCAAACAAACAGGGCTGGGATGTTGGGGAACAGTATTCTTCATATATTTTTTATTTTGACGATGAACAGAAGTTAATTGCTGAAAAATCTCTTGAAAAAATGCAAGAACATACGGATTCAAAAATAGTAACGAATATCAAAAAAGCAGGGAACTTTTACCCTGCCGAAGAATACCACCAGAAATATTTCATGAAAAAGAATAATTCTATTTTAAATTTTTAA
- a CDS encoding DUF4013 domain-containing protein: MFFENYVFGPLKYSLSDLSKLLKGGIIYAVSIFLLILGIFLAVYPYASANLHIFGTATNSLVFAVVALFASLLGLGLLIVLNGYILKMIKLSLEKSLELPEWANYWDLLKNGVVFTLGIAVIAVFGTILQNIMTYFGNDGIASIVLSMIIQLIISLYIPLSVVNFAHEDNFGAFFDIPKIFKMMSFEYLGMFIVVSIISILLMIIPMILVIFPLIGFFGMNMYTGPKMLFIASPLLLVVALFAFIVFSIVAVYVSFYSYRAYTNYFVSKNLKKIEEFNHEL, encoded by the coding sequence ATGTTTTTTGAAAATTACGTCTTTGGTCCATTAAAATATAGTCTTTCAGATTTATCAAAATTGTTAAAAGGCGGAATAATTTATGCTGTAAGTATTTTTTTACTTATTTTAGGAATATTTTTGGCAGTGTATCCGTACGCAAGTGCGAATTTACACATATTTGGCACTGCAACAAATTCTTTAGTATTTGCAGTAGTTGCTCTTTTTGCTTCGTTACTGGGTTTAGGTCTTCTCATTGTTTTAAATGGCTACATATTAAAAATGATTAAATTATCCCTTGAAAAATCATTAGAACTTCCAGAATGGGCCAATTATTGGGATCTGCTTAAGAATGGAGTTGTATTTACGCTGGGAATTGCCGTAATTGCAGTTTTTGGAACAATTCTTCAGAATATTATGACATATTTTGGAAATGATGGCATTGCATCAATTGTACTTTCAATGATTATCCAGCTAATTATTTCATTATATATTCCGCTTTCTGTAGTAAATTTTGCACATGAGGACAATTTTGGTGCATTTTTTGATATCCCCAAAATTTTTAAAATGATGTCCTTTGAATATTTGGGTATGTTTATTGTAGTTTCGATAATCTCAATACTGCTCATGATAATCCCGATGATTTTGGTAATTTTTCCATTAATTGGATTTTTTGGAATGAACATGTATACGGGCCCTAAAATGCTTTTTATTGCAAGTCCGTTACTCTTAGTTGTAGCCCTCTTTGCATTTATTGTATTTTCAATAGTTGCAGTTTATGTATCATTTTATTCATACAGGGCATACACTAATTACTTCGTTTCTAAAAATCTCAAAAAAATAGAAGAGTTTAATCACGAATTATAA
- a CDS encoding YgjP family zinc-dependent metalloprotease has product MVENVKIIRKKIKNMYLVVNPDCSVVVKAPVHVSDEYINSFIKKKESWIKKHLENFESLNSKSVAKKYIDGELFKYLGNEYILKVYSSKKEYLEISDNFFNLHILEPDDFEKKKKIIEKFYRKSAELELFEIFKDNYKIVTEKMPDFAVRKMKKRWGSCSFHKNKIILNERLIEKSKDCIEYVVFHELAHLRYPNHSKDFYNYLTELMPEWKVKKLKLNERH; this is encoded by the coding sequence ATGGTAGAAAACGTTAAAATCATCCGTAAAAAAATCAAAAACATGTATCTGGTTGTAAATCCCGACTGTTCGGTTGTAGTAAAAGCGCCAGTTCACGTTTCTGATGAATACATTAATTCGTTTATAAAGAAAAAAGAAAGTTGGATAAAAAAGCATCTGGAGAATTTTGAATCGCTAAATTCAAAATCAGTTGCAAAAAAGTATATTGATGGAGAATTATTCAAATATTTAGGAAATGAATATATTTTAAAAGTATATTCTTCAAAAAAGGAGTATTTAGAAATTTCAGATAATTTTTTTAATCTTCATATTTTAGAACCTGATGATTTTGAAAAAAAGAAAAAAATAATTGAAAAATTTTACCGAAAAAGTGCAGAACTTGAACTTTTTGAAATTTTTAAGGATAATTATAAGATAGTTACAGAAAAAATGCCTGATTTTGCAGTTAGGAAAATGAAAAAAAGATGGGGATCTTGCAGTTTTCATAAAAATAAAATTATACTAAATGAAAGATTAATCGAAAAATCAAAAGACTGTATTGAATATGTCGTGTTTCATGAACTGGCCCATTTAAGATATCCAAACCACAGTAAGGATTTTTATAATTATTTAACCGAATTAATGCCTGAATGGAAAGTTAAAAAGCTTAAATTAAACGAAAGACATTAA